The following is a genomic window from Sporocytophaga myxococcoides DSM 11118.
TCTTTCATCTTCGCCTTAAAATTAAGATTTGGGAAGATGGTTTTATTCATAATGGATAAAGTAGAATAAACAGCCTCAATACCACCACACGCACCTAAGGTATGGCCTGTATATGATTTGGTAGAACTGAATTTCGGAACCTGAGCACCAAACAGTCTGGTCATTGCTGTTCCCTCAGACAAGTCATTATTGGGAGTGCCTGTCCCGTGAACGTTGATATAATCAATTTCCTCAGCCGTTAATCCTGCCACTTCAAGCGCCTTTTTCATAGCAAGAAATGCGCCTTGCCCGTCTGGAGAACTTGCAGTCTGGTGATAAGCATCATTGGTATTGGCATATCCTCCAACTTCAGCAAGAATCGGTCTGTTTCCGGCTTTCGCAGCTTCTTCAGACTCTATCACGATATAGCCTGCGCCTTCTCCAAGATTTAATCCTTGTCTGCTATCATCAAAAGGTCTGCAATGCTCTTTATCCAGAATCATCAATGTATTAAAACCATTGATCGTAAATACTGTGAGAGAATCTACTCCTCCGGCAACAACTCTATCGATCATTCCTGCCTTTATCATTCTGGCTCCAAGCATAATAGAATTTGCAGAAGAGGAACATGCAGTACTAATCGTTGTCATAAAGTCTTTAATTCCCAAGACCTCAGCAATTCTTTCAGTACTCTCCCCACAGTCGTGAGTTTCCAGGAATTTCATGAAATCCCCTTTGTCTGAAGGATCAAGATATCTCTGATAAAGCATTTCAGTCTTGCCCATTCCACCTACAGAAGTGGCTGATATAAAACCTGTCCTGAGTTTGGCAACTTTATCCAGGCCAGCTGCAAGATACGCTTCTCTTGCAGCAATGATTCCTAACAAAGTAGTTCTTGTCACTGGCCGATTCATATCAAATCCGGCCATTTGACCAAGTTCCTTATCTGAAAGCTTTACTTCCGATACAGGAATGATATTTTTATGAACAGTATCAAGGTTTTGAATATGCCCTATACCAGGCCTTAAAGAAGTCAATGAGTTATAGTTCTCCTGCACATTGTTTCCAATAGAAGAGATAACTCCAAGACCGGTAATGACAACCTTTTTACTCATTCCTGATTACGCTTTTTTATGCTCTGCAATATAGTCTGCCATCGATTTGATCGATGAAAATATCTTTTTAGCTGAAGCTGCATTTTCTACTCTCAAACCATATTCCTTCTCAAGAAGAACGATTAGCTCAAGCGCATCTATGCTGTCAAGACCAAGTCCGTCTCCGAACAAAGGTGCTGTAGGGTTGATGTCTTCAGGTTTTACATCTTCCAGTTTAAGGGCCTTTATAATTTGAACCTTTAATTGGTTTACTAAATCTTCCATAATAAAACTTAAAAATTATATATTTTTTTAATTTGTTCTGTTGTGTGCATTATTCTATTCTCTCCTTGAGCAGCTTCAGCTAGGTATACAAAGGCCTCATATTTGCCTTCACAAAACTCTACCCAACCGGCAACACAGGATTTTAATTTTCCTGAAGAGAAGAGATTATTGACATAATCTGTAATAAACTCAGGATTATATTCTTCAAAAATAAAAAAAGTATTTTCACCTTTTATCTTATTTCTGATACAAATTTCCCCAATAACTATATTTGGCAAAGTATACACGAACACAGCAGGACTTGGAAAGTAATTACTTTTATCCTTAACTGTTTCATAATAAGAAGCATCAGTATGCAAACTCGAACTTGAATTCGAAAGTACCACACCAATTTCTGTATCTGTATATTTTTCTTTAATTGCAGTGTCTTTCAGAATCAACTCGGTTGCCATCAATCCAAGCTTGCACATATCATCCATTTTGTAAAATGGAGAGTGTGTTATTTCAAGTCTTTTATAAAGGCTTCTGATAAAGGTAGCAAAGTCATCTTCCGGGGCTCCTTTAAGAAATTCCTCACCATTCAGAATGGCTTGATTATTTCTTATGATCGAATATGATTTTATAAAACCTTTACTGCTCATTGTTTCTCAAAAATCAACGCTGCATTACATCCTCCGAAACCGGCAGCTGTTTTTAAAACTCTCTTAACCTTTTTCTCCATGCAATCACTCAGTACATTTACCGGCTGAGTAACTCCCATTTTAGAAAATCCTGCTGTCGCAAACAGAATATTATTTTTCATGGAATAAGCTGCCATCACAGATTCTGCAATACCAGCCGCTCCAAGCGTATGTCCAATATATCCTTTCAAACTGTTCATCGGCACAAGTTCCAGTTTGGCAGAATGAATCGCCTTAGATTCCATTTCATCATTGTAATTCGTAGCAGTGCCGTGTCCCGAAATGTAATCAATCTCTTCTGCAGAAATGGAGGCATCTTTTAAAGCACCATCTATTGCAAGAAACAAACCCTCTCCTGTTCTCGAAGGGCCAGAAATATGGTTGGCATCGTTGCTGATCGCTCCACCTTTTACCGCAACAGAAGTGTTGTTTTCCGGCTCAACAGAAAGAATCACAGTTCCTGCGCCTTCGCCCAGACTTATTCCATCTCTCCCTTCATCATATGGTTTGCAAGGTCCAGTTCCAATTGCTTTAAAAGACTGAAAACCCGATACTGTAAATTCAGAGATAACATCTCCTCCGGCTACAATTATATTTCTGTATTTTCCCTCATTTAAAATTCTCTTTCCTAAGAGTATTGCCACTGAGCCTGATATGCAAGCATTGGATACCACAAGTGGCTGATTAGAATTTTGAAAAAAAGAACTTATAACTCTGGCCAATACCGCCAGCTTCAAACGTTCTTTGGGAAATTTGTGGTTATATTTTTCTTCCAGCAAATCTATATTTCCTTTGGCAGTGGAAATGATAAATAAAGTATCATTAGATGCCGGATCAATGTTAGTTTTATCCAGAGCATCCGAAATACTTGTGATAATCATTTTCTCAAGCCTCGTATAACCTACTTTTGAATTTAACCTGCCAAATGATTCTTCTAATAAAGGAGTGTTCACTAATGATGCATAAAATGGAGTCGGGGAAATAAAATGATCTTCCGAAAGCAATACTCCGGAGCATTTTTCCCTCATTTTTGCAGCATTTTCCCCAGTTGTAAAACCCAGAGAGGTGATGACATTATCCGATATTAAAAAAACTGATTTCATCCTTTTTTATAAAGCCACTTTTCTTTCCACTGCTGATAGCAATCAGGATTTGTAATAGAAAGTTCGCCATCTTTAAGAAAAACCTGAATGGTTTTTCCTGTTGTAAGCACTTCCCGTCCCCTTGTAGTATCTCTGAATATTTTATAATCAAATATGATTTTTGCTGCTTCGGTTGGAACAAATGTAGTCTCTACAATTGCTTTCTCCTGAAGTCTTAGAGGCCTTTTATAATCGCAGTTTGCTGTTACAAGAGGAGTTAAATACCCCTGTGAGCTGTATAATTCAACAAAATCAAGGTCAAATTCCTTCCCGAATGCATCCCTTCCGTCTTCAAAAAATTTGAGATAATTTCCATGCCAGACAATACCCATCGCATCCACCTCGCAAAATCTGACTTTTATCTCTGTCCTGGCAACTAGTAAATTTGTTTCCAACTCTTATTTATTAAAATCCGAATTCTTTTTGATTATAAAGCCTAGTCTTCATTAACTTCTGACTTTAAATTTATTATAAAAATAGGCCATAATTAGCATTGCTCCAAAAAAACCAATCAACGCTGAAATTTCGGGCAATATTTCCTGTACCCCTGCTCCCCTCAGAAATAGATTATAGAAAGTTTCCATAGCCCATCCCAAGGGAGAAATGACACTCATTTTTCTTAATATTTCCGGCATCACAAAAACCGGTATCCAGATACCTCCTATTGCCGCAAGTATTACTATAGAAACGGCTGCAAATGTGGAAGATTGCTGATGAGTTTTAAATATGGTTCCCAGGAGCACGCCAAAACCCGTGGCTGCTAATCCGATAGAAACTACTGCTAATACAAGTGCTGGTGCGTCTTGCCCGATATCAAGGGAAGGTAAACCTAGAAGCGGCATTAAGTAAATTCCTGCCAGCATCATCAGCGCAAACTGCACCAGGGTAATTAACAAGTAGGCCACAACCTTGCCAATCATTACCACTAAAGAAGTACCAGGAATCGTTTTTAATCTCAAAGCACTGCCATCTTCTCTTTCTTTTATGATGCTGCCAGCTAAAGGAAGGACGATAAAGAAAATTCCAAAGATTGTCCAGGCTGGAACATTATGTTGCACTGAATTCATAGACAAACCTTCTAATTCAGGCTTAGCTGCTTTCTGGTCTAACTCTATAAATCTTCTTGTATCAATACTAAACTGATTCCCATTCGGAAAATACTGAGAAAGATGTTGCGAGATGACCTTTATAGATTGGCTGGCTTGATACCCATCCAGGATTTTATCCAAAGCCAGTTGTACTGACTTTTTGAAGGATGCCTGTAAAGCTGGATCATAAATAACCTGAACGGCTGCATGCAGAGAATCTTTGATACCATCAGAAGGACCATTGGTAAGTTCTCCAAAAGCCCTGCTGATGTCTCTGCTGATATGGGTTTGCAGCATCAAAGAAGTACCGGGAGGGACAATTACTCCAACTTTGTAAGTTCCATTATTTACTTCTTCTCTGATATTGTTTATATCAGTTTTTGAATATTCTGACTGTGTTACCTTAAATATCCCTGCCTGGCTCAGGCCTTGTGCTATAGCCTTGCCGCATTCATCTCTGTCCTGATCTAAGATGATTACCTTTATTTCCGCCTGCTGATAATCCCTGAAAGGACCATCTTGAATCAATGCCATGATGATGATCATTGTTAAGGGCATCAGAAACAAGATTGCCAGACCCGCTTTGTCACGGATCAGGATCAAAAGTTCTTTATAAATGGCAAAGAAAACTTTCATGTTAATCTCTCAATTCCTTTCCTGTAAGTTTGATAAACAGGTCTTCCAGATTTGAACATGGATTTTCCTGGGCTATCAGTTGTGCTGGTGCTCCCTCCTTAATGATTCTGCCTTTGTCTATGATGGCAATTCTGTTGCAAAGATCTTCAGCTTCTTCCAGGTAGTGACTTGTATAAATTACTGTAGTTCCCTTACTGTTGATTTCTTTTAGGGTTTCCAGAATGAGCACACGAGATTGAACGTCAACGCCCACTGTAGGCTCATCAAGGATAATTATAGAAGGTTTATGAAGGATACCTGCAATTAGGTTTACTCGGCGCTTCATACCAGTGGAGTACTCGCTTATTTTTTTATAGCGATGATTTGACAGGCCCATTTTGGTAAGCCAAAAATCAACTTCACTTTTGATAGTATTTCCAGGTATGCCATACATGCGTCCAAAGAAACTAAGATTTTCTTCCGCAGTCAGCGAAGGGTATAAAGCTATATCCTGCGGAACCAGCCCGTAAATTTTTTTTATTTTCTCAGGGAATTTCAGGATATCGGTTTCATTCATATAAGCAGTACCGATATTTGCAGAAGAAAGCCCGCAGATAATGGAAATCAAAGTAGTTTTACCGGCTCCATTAGGACCAAGTAATCCAAAAAAATCGCCCTTTTGAATAGTCAAATTTACACCCGTGAGCGCAGGAGCAAATCCCTTTTTATAGGTTTTGAAAAGATTATTTACCTGAACCACTTTTTATAAACTAATTTTTTTCAGTTTGGTAAAGATTGCCTTTTCACGATCTGCACATTCCAGTAATATATCTGATAATGTTGTATAAGATACAGCAGAAGAAGCCCTTCCTTTACAGATTCTTCCTGCTTCAAATGCAAAATCTCTCCACCTGTCTCCGGTTTCGGTAACTTCCTGAGCTACTTCCTGAAGCCATGGTTGTTGAAGATGATTAGATGCTTCCTGAAGAAATGCACCAAATATAAATCTAAACCCTCCACCTCCTGTTCCGATTTCTTCCTGCATTCTTATTACTTGTCCCAGATATAAAATCGCCCTTCTTTCATCAAGCTTATCTGGCCATTTTTTCAGGCTCTTAGCAAGAAACCTGATTCCCTTCACACCAAAAAGCGGAATAGGGACATTCAACATATCTCCTGCTGTCTGCTTAATTCCTTTGACAATTGCAGGTTTAAAGTCATATGAAGATGGTACTGCAGTCGGGTAGTACATTTTACCTTTGGGAGGCATTGTCCCTTTTGCAAATCTGGCTCTCACCAGATCATCATAATCTATTTCACAAGTCTCTTCAAGAACCGGATCGCTCACCAAATACTTTCCATTTCTCTTTCCAAAAACAACAATATTGTGAGCGTTAAAATGAAATCGTAAAGCTTTAGGTAAATAGGGAAGATAAAACACGCTTGTTAGCAATCCGACGGGCAAGCCCTTTTCTAAAGTCCTATCCAACTCTTCCATCGCTTTTGTTTCACTTCTGAAAGTTGTGGAGTGTATGGAAATGCCAAGCCTTGAGCTTACCCTTTTGAATATCCATCCTGGAAGAATTCTGTAAGAGGTAACGGGTAATCCATTTAGTTTAACAAATGGCAGGTAGCTAAAAAACAATCCTGAGCCTACACCAAAAACCATTGGCTCAGAGATACCAAGATTGTGGAACTTAAGTAGATTAGATACTGCACCATTTTCACAGTGCGCACTCTGATTATGTTCAAATTGCACTTCCAAGGTTATTCAGTTTTTTTTAGTTGTGCTACAGATATATTCAAAGCACGGGCATATTTTTCAAGGGTTTTCTGGCTTAGCTTTGCAAATGCAGAAGGGCGCAAATGCCAGATAATTTTGAACCATGAAACGCCGGACAATTCTGCCAGCATCCCTTTAGTAATCATATTTTTTTCAAGATGAAAAAGCAATGGACTGGCTTTACCGGTCACCACCTTCTGTCTTGCCGCTT
Proteins encoded in this region:
- a CDS encoding phosphopantetheine-binding protein, giving the protein MEDLVNQLKVQIIKALKLEDVKPEDINPTAPLFGDGLGLDSIDALELIVLLEKEYGLRVENAASAKKIFSSIKSMADYIAEHKKA
- a CDS encoding beta-ketoacyl-[acyl-carrier-protein] synthase family protein, translating into MKSVFLISDNVITSLGFTTGENAAKMREKCSGVLLSEDHFISPTPFYASLVNTPLLEESFGRLNSKVGYTRLEKMIITSISDALDKTNIDPASNDTLFIISTAKGNIDLLEEKYNHKFPKERLKLAVLARVISSFFQNSNQPLVVSNACISGSVAILLGKRILNEGKYRNIIVAGGDVISEFTVSGFQSFKAIGTGPCKPYDEGRDGISLGEGAGTVILSVEPENNTSVAVKGGAISNDANHISGPSRTGEGLFLAIDGALKDASISAEEIDYISGHGTATNYNDEMESKAIHSAKLELVPMNSLKGYIGHTLGAAGIAESVMAAYSMKNNILFATAGFSKMGVTQPVNVLSDCMEKKVKRVLKTAAGFGGCNAALIFEKQ
- a CDS encoding acyl-CoA thioesterase, giving the protein METNLLVARTEIKVRFCEVDAMGIVWHGNYLKFFEDGRDAFGKEFDLDFVELYSSQGYLTPLVTANCDYKRPLRLQEKAIVETTFVPTEAAKIIFDYKIFRDTTRGREVLTTGKTIQVFLKDGELSITNPDCYQQWKEKWLYKKG
- a CDS encoding BtrH N-terminal domain-containing protein, translated to MQFEHNQSAHCENGAVSNLLKFHNLGISEPMVFGVGSGLFFSYLPFVKLNGLPVTSYRILPGWIFKRVSSRLGISIHSTTFRSETKAMEELDRTLEKGLPVGLLTSVFYLPYLPKALRFHFNAHNIVVFGKRNGKYLVSDPVLEETCEIDYDDLVRARFAKGTMPPKGKMYYPTAVPSSYDFKPAIVKGIKQTAGDMLNVPIPLFGVKGIRFLAKSLKKWPDKLDERRAILYLGQVIRMQEEIGTGGGGFRFIFGAFLQEASNHLQQPWLQEVAQEVTETGDRWRDFAFEAGRICKGRASSAVSYTTLSDILLECADREKAIFTKLKKISL
- a CDS encoding ABC transporter permease, with the protein product MKVFFAIYKELLILIRDKAGLAILFLMPLTMIIIMALIQDGPFRDYQQAEIKVIILDQDRDECGKAIAQGLSQAGIFKVTQSEYSKTDINNIREEVNNGTYKVGVIVPPGTSLMLQTHISRDISRAFGELTNGPSDGIKDSLHAAVQVIYDPALQASFKKSVQLALDKILDGYQASQSIKVISQHLSQYFPNGNQFSIDTRRFIELDQKAAKPELEGLSMNSVQHNVPAWTIFGIFFIVLPLAGSIIKEREDGSALRLKTIPGTSLVVMIGKVVAYLLITLVQFALMMLAGIYLMPLLGLPSLDIGQDAPALVLAVVSIGLAATGFGVLLGTIFKTHQQSSTFAAVSIVILAAIGGIWIPVFVMPEILRKMSVISPLGWAMETFYNLFLRGAGVQEILPEISALIGFFGAMLIMAYFYNKFKVRS
- a CDS encoding beta-ketoacyl-[acyl-carrier-protein] synthase family protein, with amino-acid sequence MSKKVVITGLGVISSIGNNVQENYNSLTSLRPGIGHIQNLDTVHKNIIPVSEVKLSDKELGQMAGFDMNRPVTRTTLLGIIAAREAYLAAGLDKVAKLRTGFISATSVGGMGKTEMLYQRYLDPSDKGDFMKFLETHDCGESTERIAEVLGIKDFMTTISTACSSSANSIMLGARMIKAGMIDRVVAGGVDSLTVFTINGFNTLMILDKEHCRPFDDSRQGLNLGEGAGYIVIESEEAAKAGNRPILAEVGGYANTNDAYHQTASSPDGQGAFLAMKKALEVAGLTAEEIDYINVHGTGTPNNDLSEGTAMTRLFGAQVPKFSSTKSYTGHTLGACGGIEAVYSTLSIMNKTIFPNLNFKAKMKELDLAPETSLLSGVDIKSVLSNSFGFGGNNSALVFKKI
- a CDS encoding ABC transporter ATP-binding protein codes for the protein MVQVNNLFKTYKKGFAPALTGVNLTIQKGDFFGLLGPNGAGKTTLISIICGLSSANIGTAYMNETDILKFPEKIKKIYGLVPQDIALYPSLTAEENLSFFGRMYGIPGNTIKSEVDFWLTKMGLSNHRYKKISEYSTGMKRRVNLIAGILHKPSIIILDEPTVGVDVQSRVLILETLKEINSKGTTVIYTSHYLEEAEDLCNRIAIIDKGRIIKEGAPAQLIAQENPCSNLEDLFIKLTGKELRD